GCGGCCCAGGCCGCTACGGCAGGAGGTCGCGGACCGCCACCGGGCGGTCTGGTGCCAGCAGAGGCGCGATGGCGTCCTGCCGGCCCAGACGGCGCACCGCGGCGTACCCCTCGGGCGTCGGGTCCCGGAAGACCTCCACCACGCCGGCGGTCGGATCGACGACCCAGTACTCGGGCACTCCCGCCCTCGCATACACCGTGGCCTTGCGCTCGCGGTCGTAGGCTCCCGTGGCCACGGCGACTTCGACGACCAGGACGGCCGAGGTGGGGTGCTCGGCCAGGTAGGCTCGCGGGTCGCCCGGCACGACGGCCACATCCGGCTCCGGCTCGGACCAGGGCGACAGCGCCAGCGGCAGCCGGGTCCGCACAGTGTACCCGGACGGACAGGCGTCGCGCACGGCCTCGGCAACGAGGTGGACCGTGCCGCTGTGCAGGGGGCTCTGGGGCGGCATCTGCACGATCGCTCCATCGACGAGCTGGACATGGTCGTCCTCGCCCAGCACCCCGTA
The DNA window shown above is from Armatimonadota bacterium and carries:
- a CDS encoding Uma2 family endonuclease: MGVQLKRWTREEYRRLAEYGVLGEDDHVQLVDGAIVQMPPQSPLHSGTVHLVAEAVRDACPSGYTVRTRLPLALSPWSEPEPDVAVVPGDPRAYLAEHPTSAVLVVEVAVATGAYDRERKATVYARAGVPEYWVVDPTAGVVEVFRDPTPEGYAAVRRLGRQDAIAPLLAPDRPVAVRDLLP